The Schistocerca gregaria isolate iqSchGreg1 chromosome X, iqSchGreg1.2, whole genome shotgun sequence nucleotide sequence cttattcacctgatatgactccatcagacttccatatcttcccaaaacagaaaatttttttggTTGGATGAAGATTgatttcaaacaaataattgatagccagaattgacaactatttttcaggcctgaaggaaactcatttttgagatggggtcaaggcactggaacatcgttggaccaagtccATTAGTCTACAAGGGGactgcattgaaaaataaaaaagaagtttcagtgatgtaagtacttcttGTCTATTTCgttcagagaacttttcaaaccaccatcgtatttatatttattgtgaatggtctAATTGTGACCAACTGCTTatagcatttattttatttaaatattgctgTAACGCATAAGTTTAATGCAGAAAGTGGTCATGTTGAGTCAGAATAACATCTGTAGAACTTTCAAACTATGTATTTTGGTGGGGATGTTCTTCAGCCAATAAGAATTAGGCAGTGGCAGAACACAACTGGAGTAAAGTGGAAACAGACACTTTTAGAGTGGTGCACTGAAAAGAGCGATTGTGGACACTTTATATTAAGTTCTTAAAGAAGGCAGAACTGTCTGTGGGTGTAGTGTGATATTTGGTCATGTGAGTGATAGATTCTTAGTGGTGTACAGCTGCTacaatacttttaaaatttttgaagggACACTAACTTTCTTGAGGTCTGGATGTGGTCCAGTGCAGAACCCTTTAACTTATCAGCTTGCACTATGGGATTGAGAATAAACAGAGTTTTTTCTCGTCATCTATTGTGTGTTGTTATATAAATTTTCATAttgaactctgaattattttggCTGTCTTAGATGACACTTTGGCTTGggaattttgctaccattctcgtaacactCTCAATACAATGTTTCTACATCTGGTAGgattattttctgtctgtattgtaATTGGTTATTTTAGGACTGCTTTCCCTATATTTGTGATTTACTTTCTTAATAAACAATATTCAACAGAATTCTCTGATGATGTCTACATCAGTTACTGTtgttagaatagaaccctttttattaaattattcatttatctttttttaatatttatttttattttgttgattcgCAATTCTATCCAATGTATATACTATTTCACTGCAGAattacagctacaggttattatttgtagGGAGTTAGCTGCTGGGCATGAATGTAGACATATACAGCTTGACCGTTTCGATGTTACCAAGCTGTTCATTTTAAACAGAGCTATGTTTAGTCTGGTTACGTAAGGCATGAAAAAAATCAGGTAAAGTCACAATTTGTTTGCTCATATGGGATGCTGGTGGAATATCCATTAGTAATGTTACATACcatcagtgtagaatgtttgactttgttgatggacccACAACCTCACTTGTACTTCTACCACTTcataactatcaaagtgaagtcatcagaggtgttttttaagttttggaaatagatgaaaatcagatggggccaagtagggactgtattgtggatgatctgtgacagtgaactcaaggcatTGGATTATTACAAATGTTGCAGCACTTGTGTGTGCTCTGGCATTGTCATGCCaaaagagagggtgctccatgtggggaagaactctttgaattcaaaacctgattacagcacactgtttctcatttGCCAGCATATTGATGTTACACACCACCATCTttcgcactacagtttggaaccttcTAGTGGTAGAGTGCtacaaacatgtagacatgaagaataaagatgtagaatgttaataagattTGTTCTTTTAAAAAGCTTCTAGAATTATGATATGAAAATGTGAGGCATTAATTTGCAGCATGCCCTCTACTATGGTGGGTGCGGGGAGTATATTTCACTCCTCTGTATGTGAAACATATCAAATAGTTTTattagtatttgttgttgttgttgtacagataatattaactaatttttatgTTAGTGCTTGACAGAACATAACAGTAATATCAAAGAGGAAACACTTTTCTGATACTatgcaactatttaaatttaatcaCATACTGGTTTTCTGCTTTTTAGCCCATCATCATGAGAAGTGGAAAActggtttttcctttttttctattaATAAAGATAATGTTTAGTAGAGGTGTAatgaaagtcattccttgccttttCAGATGCTGCAGAGTTACAGAAGGAAATGTGCATGAGTTCACTGAAAAGAGCATTAGATGACATAGAATATAATGCTTGTGGAGCCGAACCTTTGAAAAAGAAGACCCGGTTACCTGTTTTAAAAATGCACATAGAGGGCAGTACAAGTGGTGAAAAAGCCAAAGTAGGTGCCCATACTCATTGCAGACTACAGAGTAATAAGAAGCATTTTCAAAGTGCTCctccaaatcattcgttaaatggatTGTCATATACTGCAGTTTTGCAAGGTTCTGATTATGAATGCAAAACAGACAAATCTACTGATCTCACCATTAAAAAGGAGCAAGCAAAGCGTtcatcagattcagattctttgccAAATCACACACTAGAGGAATCAGATATAAAAAAACGTAAGGTTGACCAAACACTCAGAGAAACAGAATCAGAAAATCATCAGGATTCCACAAAACCACCTAATGAACAGAACACAACAGAGGCAATGTGTAGTACATCACAGTACACAGAATACCCAAAACAGGTTGCACGCCTATGTGGAATTGCAGACTATATGAGAGTACAGCAGAACTACACTTTTCAGAAGAATGTTGCTTTTGCAAGAAAAATTTTTGTGTATTCAAGTGATAGAAGTGAATATGATTACGATAAAAATGAtactagtgatgatgatgatgatggggatgGTGATCTGTATGATGACAATGGCGGGGGTCtgtatgctgctgctgctgatgatgttgacgatgatgatgatgatgatgaatatgtcAATCCTGATACAGAAGTTGTTTCAAAACGACATAATTTACAGATGGCTGATTTCTTCACACTGCAGGGAaattgtaagtgcaaatgttttcattaaatttttattttctgctcTTTTAGTTATGTTCCATCaggatattcaaatgtgtgtgtgtttggggtggtgttgggagggggggggggggagactttaaCGAAAAGTTCACTGCAGATAAATCTTTTGAAACTTTCCTCTTATCCTGCATTTTGGAGTGGAGTTGATGGTGTTATATATTATGAAATTATCCTTTTTAAAAGTACATCCTATGAACTGAATTTCCATGTTAGCTATTTAGACTGCAGTTTTACCTCTGTTgagagaaattacactcctggaaattgaaataagaacaccgtgaattcgttgtcccaggaaggggaaactttattgacacattcctggggtcagatacatcacatgatcacactgacagaaccacaggcacatagacacaggcaacagagcatgcacaatgtcggcactaatacagtgtatatccacctttcgcagcaatgcaggctgctattctcccatggggctgatcatagagatgctggatgtagtcctgtggaatggcttgccgtgccacttcgacctggcgcctcagttggaccagcgttcgtgctggacatgtagaccgcatgagacgacgcttcatccagtcccaaacatgctcaatggggcacagatccggagatattgctggccagggtagttgacttacaccttctagagcacgttaggtggcacgggatacatgcggatgtgcattgtcctgttggaacagtaagttcccttgccggtctaggaatggtagaacgatgggttcgatgacggtttggatgtacctgcactattcagtgtcccctcgaccatcaccagaggtgtacggccagtgtaggagatcgctccccacaccatgatgccgggtgttggccctgtgtgcctcggtcgtatgcagtcctgattgtggtgctcacctgcacgacgccaaacacgcatacgaccatcattggcaccaaggcagaagcgactctcatcgctgaagacgacacgtctccattcgtccctccattcacgcctgtcgcgacaccactggaggcgggctgcacaatgttggggcgtgagcggaagacggcctaatggtgtgcgggaccgtagcccagcttcatggagacggttgcgaatggtcctcgccgataccccaggagcaacagtgtccctaatttgctgggaagtggcggtgcagtcccctacggcactgcgtaggatcctacggtcttggcgtgcatgcgtgcgtcgctgcagtccggtcccaggtcgacgggcacgtgcaccttccgccgaccactggcgacaacatcgatgtactgtggagacctcacgccccacgtgttgagcaattcggctgtacgtccacccggcctcccgcatgcccactatacgccctcgctcaaagtccgtcaactgcacatacggttcacgtccacgctgtcgcggcatgctaccagtgttaaagactgcgatggagctccgtatgccacggcaaactggctgacactgacggcggcggtgcacaaatgctgcgcagctagtgccattcgacggccaacaccgcggttcctggtgtgtccgctgtgccgtgcgtgtgatcattgcttgtacagccctctcgcagtgtccggagcaagtatggtgggtctgacacaccggtgtcaatgtgttcttttttccatttccaggagtgtatttgcacgcaAGTAATGATTGCCAGCTACATCATTATGCATTTTATAGACCCCGAGGCAAAAATTGCCAAATTTGCATCTGATATTTCAGGCTTCCATCCCTGcttcaaaaacagtttttaattATGAACTTTTTCaatttaattgtatgaaatttcaGTATGATAGAAATATTTGTCATCAgagtgacagttctattcaataacAGTATTTTCCTCAAAAGCACAGTGGTGTAATGAAGGCCTTCACGACTGGATGATATAGCTGCTGGTACACATTTTAGGATGTGAGGTCGTGGGCCAAGAAACTCCTCTGTTCCTGATGTTTCATCCAGGACtgtgctggacatcctcagaggagcTCCTCTGCTGAGATTTGTTGCGCGTAATACTAGTGCCCTCTCTCATTGGGTATGTTCCTTAGTgcaagcttcacctgcttgactaggacacaggcaaattgatgttcatattttctattgtatgcaggtgttttaaatggttctgatatgttttatttattaagacaaagggtttgaattagcacaacctttaaaattttgatgcgCATGAGTATCTATCCCAGGTTTTAATGTGCGCAAGTGACTTGTGCATACCACAAGTGCCGTCTCTCagtgaaactgtctgccctagtgCTTCCACACCTTCTTCATCCTActtcacaggctaagtactgatagtATGCTGTATTCACATCGGCCATCTCTTCATAATTATtctgtacagatggaggtgatattttaattgtaACTACTGGTGCTGCCTTTGAGacaattgttttatgcatctccattgtaggatgtgattttagtaagtgactaaaagtttttatgcttctaatactttggtaattttcatggttacttaaagctataagtgtttgttttttcctttatttcagttatgttgctaagctttttgctaatgaaggtgtcttcctgttcaggtgcatttttgcttctgatgaaggtatatttagacatACCGAAACCatagtcaaggatttcaataaatctttatcatgCAActgtttggttcttattatttaccATGAAAAAAGTATGTATGTGAAATGATAAGTTGCACCTTGGTTCAAATTTGTATGCTATATTGTAGGCCCAACATGTGTCTGTGCATTTTGGCCTGTAGGTAAAATTAAGACAGGGGCACAAACTTTAATTGTATCAAATCAAGTAAAACACTGTGGTGTTCCAACCAACCTTTGAACTGATGACTGTTTCACTTAGTTACTAGTTGCCTTCACCTTGAAATACATTAGTTCAGAattatatatgagggttggaactttaatagtggcaactacttatttacatgtCATAcagaatagatacatgtttcaaagttttactgaccttcaaagtagtcaccagcattgtgtacaacctgttgccagtgatgtggaagtcataggatactcttagcagtgccagttgtgttaacagttagagtggtgtggtctattgcccgaagaatttgtagcagttctgaagcaaatactgtgaagtgtttccttcagtttagaaattgagttgaactgacaagggcttaagtcagggaagtgcagtaggtggtatagcacttagcaactccatcagtcaaacatatcaataacagcttgcactgtatgtgcttgagcattgtcctgcaaaatgatggtcaggtcctgcagaaagtggcaTCACTTCCATttctaagctggttgtaggttgtgttccaaaaactggcagttgaaagctggcaacaacaCTATGAGTTTTGAAATCTTCTTAAGTCATTTTGACTATAgttgtgatgatgatgtttagtttgtggggcacaCAACTGCCctatagttgtgagtgcattatgtcagagctaagtgaatttaaacatgggcaaattgttggtgcttataTGGCTGGTGCTTCCAGAAGCAAAATAGctaaaatgtttggtgtttcaagagacaccataTCCAAGTATAGCCTTGCATACAggcaaagcagaaaaacatcatccactaagtcacaatgcgAAGGTGACAgacaaaaatcactgcagaactgaatgttgcacttgcAAACTTGtaccagcaccaaaacaacacatagAAATCTCCATAAcctgggaactgcagggcgagttAGAATTCCAAAATGACTCATCAGTGATGGAAATGCATGTAACAGGTGCCAAAGCTGCAAACCtcagactatggagcaatggaagaaagttatttggtagGGTGAGTGTTGTTTCACAATGTTTCTGACTTCTGGTGAAGTTTATGCTTGGCGTATGCTGTCCTAAGCTtacaatgcagacagcttgctgccgagagtgaaacatggcaggagtTCAGAATGATTTGAGAAGCCATATCTTGTTACGGTTACTCTGCAGGgtcgcgttactgccaaggattacatgaccattttggctgatcagatacaTCCAATGGTACAAAGTTTCTTGTCCAGCAGGTGACAGGGCACCTGTTCAGACAGCTCCCATCATCCAGGAATGGTTTTGTCAGCATGAGGATGATCTGTCACATCTCTCCTTGTCAccaagtcaccagatctcaatattattgaccaTTTGTAGTCTGTTGTGGAGAGAAGTGCAcatgatcactatccacctccatagTTACATGAACTTGCCAATATTTTGTAGGAAGAATAGtaaaagattcccttgaaaaccatgcagtACTTTTATTTATTCGTTGTGAGATGACTGGCATCTGTTTTGAATGTCATCTGCTTTTGTACTTCGTATTAAGCATGGTAATGTGCTTTTAgcattttccatattattgtccaacCCATTTAGGTAACACTCACAGTCCACTGAAAATTGCTTCATCAATAGATTGTTGAAAAGTAGTAGTACCAATCGTATAACTGACACATTAGTTCATGATTGTGGTTTAATAAAAGACCCAAAAACTAAATAtcacttatttttatgtttttttatgttcttatttatgttaaaaatgaaagtgttcaaagaaaattctgtTTCGTTCTAAAGATAGGTAGTTGcaaatgttgatgatgatggtgtgtgtgtgtgtgtgtgtgtgtgtgtgtatgtatgtgggggggggggggggggaggttatagCTAACAGCTGATTGGACTCTGGACTGTTTCAGAAAGTATGGGAACCACTGTATTAGTACAATGAAAACTACTTGAGGTGATGTATGTTTCTTGGTAATAGGATActgtttaggttggttggttggttaattcagtggaggggaccaaacagtgaggtcattggtcccagtgggagggatggggaaggaagtcggtcgtgctttTTCAAAGAAAcaagcctgaagtgatttagggaaattacagaaaacctaaatcatgatggccgtcaTCACCTCTTTTCAGTAAGTGATACAGAAATCTATTTTCCATATGCAATACCCCTTTCAGTGATGTCTCAATTCAGCAACACACTGCACCACCCCATCACTCCTGAATTCTGTCAGAATGATTTGAGGAACACTCAATGCCTTTGTGGCTGTTCATAGGCATCCTCCTCCTCTCCACCCAGCCACCCTCCCCCTTAATCACCCTGTGTCAATCCTAGTTATCATACCTAGTACACACTAACAAGAGATATGTATTTACCTCAGATCCCGCTCCAGCCAACCTCTGTGACTCATTGACAGTGGTTGACATGTAAATCAAGGTGGCTCTTTGTGCTTTCATTGTCTCATGAACTGTATATTGCCAGTGTCATCAGGTGAAAAGGGATTCCTATGTTATTTGCTACATGTAAGTGTTTCATGAGTGTCATTGACAAATCATAAGTTTTCTCCGAGACAGAGCTTATATTTAGGAAGAGTAACTTAAAAAAGTTATGTAAGAAACATAATATAGGAACCAAAAAATATAGCATCCACTTTTGGCAAAATTCACGTGTGTTTCTTGCAAAATTCACGTATATTTTTGTCGATATTTGCATCTATTTTCTTTGTCTGTAAATTATTAGAcgcacaatttttttctgttttttgtggattcctaagggaccaaactgctgaggtcattggtccctagtcttacacactacttaaactaactgatgctaagaacaacacacacacatacctatgcccgagggaggacttgaacctcccacgggaggggccgcgcaatgcgTGACATGATGCCTTAAACCGCATGGGTACTTTGCATAGCATAAATTTAAAAGGCTGTCGtgctacatgatgatgatgatgattgattttGTTGGGCACTCAACTGTGTGGTCATTAGCACCCAATGCTTCATGAGTGAAGACgaacaaattattagttctttgAAATTGACTGTTAAAAAAAGTGCTGATGAGGAACTTTTTGACTGGAATATTCGCTTTTACAAAAACTTCAACACCTTTTTCTTACAAAATGGCCATAATTTTCTTTGCTTGGCTGTATTTAAGCTTTCAAAaatgattgttctgttgaaaagcagCAGTGTTTTCCCACCGGTTAAGTGAATGCATCTCCAATATGAGGTGTTTCTGGACATTATTTGTTTTTTCAGCCAAATTTGAAGATTAAAAAATCTATAGACCACTAATCTCGACCCTTTATTAGCATTCATAACCCTACAACCCATTTTGGCAATGCTCCAGATAGAACTGAGAAGGCACATAGCATTGATGTAGAACTGAATGTAAGGCAACTTGATTTTAACGTTAGGGCAAAATTTCGGCACGGTCAAAAAACATTCAGATTTTGTTTTCTAAACGCTATAACACAAAGGGTGAGCACTATAAGCTATAGTCGCACATGGCCGTGATCATAAACAGACTAGAAGTTTGACTGCCAGAGGGGATGGAGCAGTGCGAGGAAACAAACCCCACCTCCATTTTGCTGGCCAGCACAGCCTACAGCAGAACTGACACATTGTCACAGGGATCGCTGATCTCTTCTGGTATTGTAAGGGTCGTAATCGAAATCTGTGATAGGCCAGGATTAGGCGCTTTACttaattcaaaataaaaaataaaaaacaattagcAATGCACAACATGAAGTATTTGTGGAAGGCTACCATGAAATTAATTGTTGAAGTGAGCAGAGCCGGGCAGAGTGGCTGACTggtcctaggcactacagtctggaaccgggcgaccgctacggtcgcaggttcgaatcctgcctcaggcatggatgtgtgtaatgtccttaggttagttaggtttaagtagttctaagttctaggggactgatgacctcagaagttgagtcccatagtgctcagagccatttgaaccatttttgaagtgagcAGAGTATTGTTAAGGATGTATTTGACACTCAACCTCTAGTGGTATTTGATGCAATTACAGTTCAAAACATCTGCTACCAATTCGACAGGTTAAAACTATCCTCATTATACTATCTTTTGAACTTTAGCTAACAAACAAATGTATGCGTTTCTTTCTTATAAAATGCTAGGTCCCATGGCTGAGTATTACATTGCATTATGTGATGTGTATCTTTAACAGACCATACAACCATCCACAATTGGCATGGCATCAGATCATTGAGCGCATTGATGTAACATTGCGTTCTTACAATTTATTTTCCAAGTATGTTCTTACGCAAATTGTCTTTCCAAATTGGGCTTCGCCAGATGATGTACAATCAGCCCCAGATCTACAACATTTCCGAGCATGGGCTAAAGATAGTGGTGTCCCCCACCCAGCCCTGCCCCCTCTATTCTTCTATTGCATGTCACTGTACATTGCACTGTGGAATTCAAATGGGTATACaagtattttgtaatggaagccatcagacCTATATTCAGgataatggaaattaaaatgtcattcttTGCCTCTCCTGTGCCCAGACAGTCAGTTTGACATCCCATCCCCAgtaaaaaaaactcacaattaatactgggtagGATTATTTGGGACCAGGAGAAAAAGAACTATTCAGAAaacttgcactctttattgcctataacctaatagcttttaaatatAGGAAATTTAAACCCATACAGAcaagagagaggcaagacagcacacatttcttcagtccttaggtcccAGAATTTTTTTTCTCTGATTTTGCTATAGCTTTACACGGTGTCCtcatcaaagtccgtcaaatgttttgctacacgaaaaatcaAAACGTCATCGTCTGATACTGAAAATgcagttaatacgaatagtacccgaAACTGGTGGAGGTTCTTGATCTGACTACATCTATTTTATCGCTGTCTgcaagataaaatgaaatataggcCTTTTTAACATCACAACAATTGTCACACTCCAAATAAGCAAGACTGTtttgcacaaatggccatttttatctaCCTGATTTTcataaataacatgacagaatataattcatgaagtaccaatatcaaatgccaatTAGACCTActacaagtaaataattttattttaggaaatagtttcacatatcattcatatgctccagtttctcagcatgagatcgaaaaggagTAGCATGAATTttctatataaatttggaatcatcatattcttctatATAATATGTGTaatgtttctgtttcttcttcttccttattctaacaaacaattttgtcatcactAATACTATAATTATTACTGCCATTGTCAAACTTATTTTCCGGTTAACTTACTCCGCATTTA carries:
- the LOC126298655 gene encoding uncharacterized protein LOC126298655, producing the protein MCMSSLKRALDDIEYNACGAEPLKKKTRLPVLKMHIEGSTSGEKAKVGAHTHCRLQSNKKHFQSAPPNHSLNGLSYTAVLQGSDYECKTDKSTDLTIKKEQAKRSSDSDSLPNHTLEESDIKKRKVDQTLRETESENHQDSTKPPNEQNTTEAMCSTSQYTEYPKQVARLCGIADYMRVQQNYTFQKNVAFARKIFVYSSDRSEYDYDKNDTSDDDDDGDGDLYDDNGGGLYAAAADDVDDDDDDDEYVNPDTEVVSKRHNLQMADFFTLQGNCELSALNVLKPQSGEVQPTEQCQTTSFGIGLFCNQPINNTYFN